The segment taaccctaaccctaaccctaaccctaaccctaaccctaaccctaaccctaaccctaaccctaaccctaaccctaaccctaaccctaaccctaaccctaaccctatgacattaataatattaattcctttattattacttatttaaatatattaaataacttttatattttaataatttattcaaaactttcttaatcttttttgattaatataattgaggatataataattcttaaATAATCcttaataaattttttataaaaattaataaattctaaaaaggattatacttttttaattataattgattgcttttatttaaatattattttaattttgtttttatttattttaaatttttaacttgatataatgaatcttaagaattctatttctataatatgGAATTTGTATTTACTTAGTTTATATAGtaaatctattttgaataaatttttaaaaatattactaacatttttaatatattgaaccttattatttaaatatattaggaTATCgtttaaataatatacataataaatattcaaatattataataatatattatttataaatcttataaaagtaattgatatattaattaatttaaatagtataatttgatatttatataacttatattttattttgaaaacggttttttatttttttattttcatttattttaattaaatgataattttttatatagatttattttaataaatattataattttatctaatcaatcttttaattttataattaataaaaataaatatcaattctttttaataaatatattaagctttttataatttataattaatttattagattcattctttttagatatttatataattaaattaattatttgaaatacaaatttcttaatttatcttttaattaaattattattaatatattttctaaacttttttaatttattaattgatattgaataaattgaaatatatataaatattttattttcctttaatattattttataattttataatttatatttcaataaagttttatagatttttgattttttgaaaatatatttatattttttatattattctaatattataaatctttcttttatttcgattacaattttatattatattattaacttttatatttataaaaaaaaaatattagcttttacttttaataaagaattttgaattaaatatcctatattattaatattatttgtattcaattctttttaatatatattatatcttacaaatatttctaatatatctttataatcatttttatattaatcaaatattataattccttATACCCAatttattttcgaattatatatttttaattataatatttctaaaaaaatctattattgatttaataatataatatcaaattatataatttctatatattaaattatatttattaatattaaaattatcttTTACAAAATCCTTccattaaattttattaattatttattaattaattataatcaataaagatattattttatttaaaataatatttttaaatactttataatttctaatataataaaatttcctataACCtctaaatctattataactaattatttatatccatttatttaaaccttataatatatttatcttatttattttatagtatttaattattaaataaatttgcaaactttttataaaattatatctaaaattaaatttttatatattacattattctaataattctttatcttttttttaaaaaaaaactattcaattgcttttttatttaatcaataaattctatagaattcattataacaaactattcaatttattataatataatttatttctattttattctaataactttcttttattataaaaaatattaaaattcaatagtatttttatttttataaatctattatatttatattcttttgattttataataattcttttaataattattgaaattctttaataatgaaaatctcaatattttcagattcaattaagttttttgaaattataaagatagtATTAAATTgacttttattaaatttagatttgaaattgtttctttttctttttatctttttattttaataatttattatttaatattctacttttttatattcaaaatataaattgtttttttatctttatttcttttttaaattattatttctatttgtataatatataatatttaattttatagagcttttatatctttataaattgtaatataatctatttttatttttgtaataatatttttactttggatttttttaagatttatataatttttagctttattgatatctataaaaacgattatttaatttaataaagttttaaatcaaattattcaaatttatattttcaataaatctttttaattctaatttaacttttgatttgaattctttataataataatttataatagcGATTTCATTCTATTTAAttgtttcaatatattttcaaaattctataatatatttcaatactaatcctatttatttgaaattgaagattttattttccattatttttaatttattagaatttttaaagattttataaatctttattttaaatcctttaaaactattgaagattatttgaataaattatatacaatctttactattatattcaaaataattatacaaatataattgaatctatttgattatttcactttgaaaatataatacaatctatatacttttgaattcctTAATAGTgaatttattcttattaaattaaaaatagatttcaaattataaaaagaaaatatcaaacttttatcaattattttaatatttatttaataaaataattttagagattttattaataataatcttttttaaagtatcaattatttcgatattattaatatttttaataaattaatttatagTAATAATTCTGGatgttatattaataattgattattgaattgatatttgaaatagaaatgatattcaaaatattataggAATTGCTTTTAAGATTATATGAAAATGTTTAAAGATTTCTTAGAATaatttagattagattttaaataggaattcaataagattataattaattgcaatttttataattataataataaaattaataattattattttaaatataaaattttatattataataaaatctattcttttatatagattttcattttatttaaataattgaaacagtcgattgtttttaaaatattatcattCCTAAGCTATCCATTATAGGATATTAATTCTAtgattcttgatattctaacttattcttttgttttgaaacTAATCCCTTgggattttattaatataactttataaaaagtttgcaaagttatacTCAGTGTtttctagaatctattatcctaggaattgtattttatgtttctaggatatcctataactaatactatatatatgcTTGAGGTTTTCCTCGAATACCTAGTGTTCCCTGatatactgcagctgaatcattgaggcctataataccattatagcctatacattagtgattctacagcctgttactaatccgttgtAACAGGCAACTGTGCCTAAAGCATTTACACCCTGTGCTTACTAATACACCTCTGAATACACCTCCTTTCAATttaatccattcaatctattaatttcattactattataGGGCTTACCttaaaactaattaaattattagaaagctctcaattgctttaatttaattacttctttttcaatcgaattttctttccttttaaaattgtatattggattgaaatgatttcaTATAGTTTTTCTCTTTGTTCgattaaaataatcttattCTAGTATCggtatattatttataactaATCAGAAAGGGTTTTATGaatctgcaaatatgaaaatggtctactatatagatatatgattatataatacattagtacttttccacttcgtttgcttctacgaatccattaacgcatttttaatatttgtgttttaatataaaaatttcttatattttctaaaaaaaagtagaaattgttacgattttcgttacaaaagaaatatttctataataactattataataatttgaattttcaataaataactagattttcatattatttatatagttaaatcttataatttcaaattttaggaaattctatcaataaataaagaaagtgcacggttacgcacagacgaattttgtatgtaaaaaTGATGGCccactcggtgatatggcccactcggtgttaaactaCGTTAGCAGTTTATCAAAATATGCACGGGCATTGTTTTGCTTTATTGCAAAGATTACTAAACAGCTCAGAAAGCAGGAACCCTGCGAATCCCGTACTTCAATAATTTCACTCCGCCATTGTATTAAAGTTGTAAGTTTACACAAGTATTACTCTGGTACACGAGAGCTAACACAGGCCTCCTGCAAAGGAAATAAGGGCAACTTTCGTCAATTTTTAggaatttttggaattgCTGATTAATTAAAGAGTCATTGAAAGAAGGCCAATAATTTTCCAGTGAAAAGTGAGACGCACACTTTACCTCTGCCTAAAAGCCCTTTTATACTTCTCGAAACACCTCCCCTCATACCTCGGAAGAAGCATAAAATCAACGATTTGAATGCTTGATAACAAAAATTTGTAAATCTGCTGTTCTTCTCGTTGAGAATGGTCTGTGAAGAGGTTACCACGTTTCTGCACAAATGCTAACGCCGCCGCTAGTAGTACCCCGTTTGTTCATTGAAGGAGTTAGTTCTTGGTGTTGATAATTAGATAGGTAATCCTAAAGTTCATGAGATATTGTTTAAATCGCCTATTCTCAAATCTTCGGATTCTTTCGTCAAAACTTGCATCGCTACAGATCATCCAGGAAGTATGACCGACGACTGTGATCCACAGTGTGAGAGCAGGCTAACATCGATGCCTGTTGAAATTCGTAGAGCCATCTACGCTTCTGTCATCGACGACCGCGATCGCAATTCGGAAAATATCTCATGGACTGAATGGGCCCGTCCTCTGCGGTCCTCATGGGGGCCACACTGCGAATCGTAATCAACTTCACCACCTTCTTTTCCTGTACAGTTGTAGTCAATCTATTGATATAGTCGATCTACTAATTAATCACGTCATCctttatcaatattgatataagtCTCGATCTAAATGAATCTTTATGTTCTGTCTATAATTGAATAACTATACGATGATTTTATTGGTAATGACATCAGAACCGATgtaaaatatcaagaagaatattCATAGATACCGCGGACTTTCGGAGGGTCGGCTCGGCTACCGAAAGATAGAAGACATAATTCACAAACGTTTCCGGAGAGTAACGAGGGGTGAAAGAGGTGACACaagtggaaaagaaaaagggtcTGGATGTGATTACCTAGAAAgataaattgtaatatttatattacgATAGACTGAGacaatcttttgaattgtCACCATTAAGACTGTTCATTCTGTGAATATTGCCCAACTTACAAAGGGAGATACCTGCTTAGTTACTACATTGTCACTAAAATATCTATCACATCCATATAAAAGCTCAAATCTCACATCATGGTCAGAGTGGCAGTCGCAGGCGGAACTGGTGGGGTTGGTTACGCTATCGTTGACGCCCTCAAAGCACAAACAGAACACGAATTCATTGTTTTGAGTAGAACGGTAATTCATCCCAAATTTTCTCCggaatattgattgaatgaacAAAAAATAACGTTTGAGCATAGGAATCACCCGAATATGCAGCAAAAAACAACGTAAAGGTTGTTTCGATTGATTATTCCGATGTCTCACAAATCTCAAAGATACTCGATGAACATCATATTCATACAGTTATTTCGGCTTTGTGTATTGTTTCAAAAGAGCACAGCGACTCACAGTTGAACCTTGTACGAGGTGCTGCTGGTTCCCAGTCTGTGAAGCGATTCGTGCCTAGTGAGTATGGAAGTGCTTATGAAGAAAAGTGAGTGAGACCCGATGTATCCCATTCAGTTCCATGTCTGGATCTTCTTCGTCCTTACGGACTTGACAAATCGTCGCATCTAACCATTTCATTAGACATGCGCTCGCTCGCCCAAGCACTGGCCTCAAAGCAGTTGCCGTGAAGGAGCTTGCTAAAACTCACCTCGAATATACTTCTTTCGTCAATGGTCTCTTCTTAGATTATTTGTGTATGCCCACGGTGCCAAGTCATCTTGCAGCTGGAATAAGATTCTTCGACATTCCCAGCAGAACCTCGGTAGGTATTGGATCAGGGACAGTACCTTTGGTTATGACCCATACAAGAGACGTGGGCCGCTTTGTCGTTGCTAGTCTTTCCTTACCGAAGTGGGAGAATAGAAGTTTTATTGTTGGGGACCGACAGTCCTGGCATGATGTGATAAATATAGCAGGGAAAATTACTGGTATGGTTACGACTTTACATGCCTTCGAACCTTTCCAACATCTAATGCTGAACTGAAGCATTGCTAACTTGAGCCTGCATGTACAGGTGAAAAATGGACAATCACTGACGAACCCTCTAAAATTCTTAGTGGGCAGGTCATCGAAGCACCGGCTCATAGGGCTGCATACTCGGCCTCGCTGAAAGAGCATGGAGACTGGTTTGAATCAGGAACATTTAGTTTCGACCCTAAAGCTCCGGATTCCGTGTATCTCAACGAATTGTTCCCAGAAATAATCCCTCTTACGGTAGAAGATGGCCTCAAGACTTTGATTAGTGCTTCCTCTAGCTAGAGCTAAGGTCCAGACGGGAACTTAGAGTCAGAATCATGGAACTAGCCAAGAAATTTTCCCTCTTACGGTTAATCTACAATAATCCGCTCCGCGAGTTCTCCCCAAGGAATATTACCCGCCGCGGGTATCGATTGTGCAGTCTAGACATTGTAGTCAGGTAGTTTGAATCAAAATGGCAAGGGTTTGATCATGTGATGATCCCAGCTTTCGGTCTCGTAATCGTTTCCACGGAATATAAGGTTATTCTCGGCATCCGAAATACATGGACCGTGTAAAGACCCCAGTCTGATACCACAGGAAACTCGATATgtataacgtagtttatcagcatgtgagccatttgaaaatacaccaaaattagggctttttcaatattcttattttaataactaatcattattttcgaaagaaaaaagaatattaaatactatTATCCATTCTAACATTTATTCTATTCAAAGTCGAAATGTCAAGCGAAAAAATGCCAATCGAGACTCTACAAGCAGATGAACATCGATTTGCCATTATTCTTGGAGCAGGTGCTGCAGGAATTATTCAAGGTTGTACATTCATACGTGAAAAAACGCTTCctcttgaagaatttcagATATTAGAAAGACAAAGTGCGTTTGGGGGAGTCTGGTGGAAGAACACTTATCCCGGTGCTGCGTGTGATATTCCAAGCCACGAGTATCAAATAAGTTTTGCTCTTAATCCTTGTCAGTATTCTCATACATGTGACTTTATCTCTAACAGAAGAAGACAATGATGGattaaagctttttatcGGCCTATTCTAAAACATCTCAGAACTAACTCTAAATAGACTGGAGTAGAACTTTTGCACCCCAGCCCGAGATCCAAAAATACTTTGAGGACGTAGCATTACAATATGAATTACATAAGTCCACAACTTTCAACACAGAGATTGTAGAGGCCAAGTGGGATGATTCGCGTTTGTTGTGGCTTGTCGAGACTACCGATCTTACCACGGGAGATACAAAACTCTGGAGCTGCCATGTAGTACGCAGTGAGCCCCTCATATTGTTTTGTATATCTTCTAATTTAGAAATCAGCTTATCGGCGCTTTAGGAGCATTTACAGTGCCCAAGAAGGCACCTGTGAAAAATGTCGATGCTTTCAAAGGGGAGGAGTGGCATAGTGTGGACTGGCCAAAAAATGCCAATCTCAAGGGAAAGACCGTTGCCGTAATTGGAACAGGACCATCTGCCTGTCAATTTATTCCAAACATTTACCCTGAGGTAAAGTCTTTGATAGTTTATCAAAGAAGCCCAGGACATGTCTTGCCTCGTAACGATGTTGTTGTCGGGTCGTTAACAAAATGGATGTTTGCTCATATACCATTTCTGATGCGGTTTAATCGGTGGTTCTGGATGAAAAAGGTATGCTACTTGATCAAATTTGCAAACTTTGGTGTCCTGTATTAAACTCACCAACAGGATGAAATATTACGTCCGCGTCTATTTACTGTAGGATCATGGCTCCAAAAAATAGTCATCTCGATGACTAGGAACCACCTATACAAACAGATAAAGGATGACACTTTAAGACGGAAACTTGAGTCTAAAGATGTTTTTGGATGCAAACGTCCACTGATGCTCAGTGACTATTATCCGATATTTAACAACGACAACGTAGAGCTTGTGACTGACAGTGTGACTGAACTCACCGAGAATGGCATTAAATCAAGGAATACTGATACAGGCGAGGAGATGGAACGAGAAACTGATGTATTGATTTGGGGTACTGGTAAGAGATAGGAATATTGCGATCGGAAGAGACGAAATTAAATGACAAACAACTAGGTTACAATCCCGTCGATTTTGGACTTCCTGTCCCAACAAAAGGACGATCGGGACAACTACTATGCGACAAATACCAACCAGAACTGTTTTCCTTATATGGTAAGAGATAATAACCAATATATTCTCATCCAATTGCTAACTTTCACGAGGCGTCGCCGTTGATGATTTTCCAAATTACTTCAACTTTCTTGGTCCGAATAGCTCATCTTTCGAAACCAGCGTCATGGAGCTTTTTGAACTTCAAGCTCATCACAATTCTATCGCAACAGAATATCTCTTTCAGAAGAATGTTGGCACTTTCCGTTATGCTATTATGCCAAAGGAAGAACGCGTAAGATCTTGGACATTATCATTGAGACCAGGGCAAGCAAAATTGCCTCCTGCGAATCCAAATTGCAAAAGTTATTATAGGGTGAGAACATCCTTGGTCTGACGTGTGTATCTTAGTGGCTAATATCAGTTTTTTAAGTCAAAAATAGGACATGTCTATCGATATCCATACCCATATTGGCAGTACAAGGCGTTAATTGCCAAGCTTGACTTCAAGCGTGATTGGGTACTTCTTCAGCAGAGGATAGGACAGAAAGAGGTCAAAGTTCTAGAATTTTAATCACAAAGATCTATGTATAGTCAGCACTGGAGATAGAGGAACAGATCTGTGTAGATTTTGTTCAGGAAATGGGAGTATTGCGTTCAAAGGAGTACTGTCGGTTGCTTGATTTTTTAGACAAGAGGATATACTTCTCATTTTTCAATGCAAAAGATCATAGAAATTCCTCAAGATTACTTGTGATAATCAAAGTCTCATCTGAATTCACTCAGACGAGTGTTGAGTTTAGAGATCACAGCCTACAATATCTGGACCTGGAGATAGCATTGAGATTGCCAGCCGGCTAGCCATGCAACAGGCAATCACATGTCCTGTGGCCTCTGAAATTTCCATGTCAATTAGTGCGCAGTCCTGCTAGCTGAGCTCTGTGACTTAAAAAGTTGCAAATAGACGAATTTTTTGCAGCTTCGCCGATGCTCGATGCTTTTAGAACAGAGAGTTGGAAACTGCCTTGGAATGTATTGTTACAGAAACTCGAGATTGCAAACCGTAACATTTTCTGGTGATTGGTGTTTGAAACACCTGTACTATTGCTCATTTCGATTATATTTACAAGAGTCTCGCTCAGCGAAGACCATTTGATTTGCACATGTTGGCTCTCAAGATCAAGGAACAAGTGACCATGAacttgatataatttttttattacaGCTGACTGGCTGTCTATCATAAAAGGGTGTGTCTGCATGGTTCACACATATCCTATCTAGGAATCATCGAAGCTTTACATTTCACAAGAGTCCATCGAAATTGTAAACAAGAGTTTTTGTTTAACGGTGATGACTGCAACTCTCAAATTTGATCGATCATTGTTTCTACATTCCGCTTCACGCACATCTATCAATGAAGACTGGTGAACTTTACTCTCGTCTCAACTTTCTTccagaattgaaagaaatccaaTTCCGTATTCCAATCGACCGGTTTACTAAGCAACTCCATATCGAATTCAAACAATAGCCTCGCGAGTGTCATCCTTAGCTCGATATATGCTAAATTAACACCCAAGCAAACACGAGGTCCAGTACTAAATGGTTTGCTTGCCTCTTTATTATCTTGATCGAATACGGGATTATGAAGAGGATGGTCAGAAGGGAGCCATCGCTCGGGATGCCATCCCTCAGGATCATGCCAATACCTTACATCGTGAGATGCTGTATATGGAGAGACGGAAACGATGGTCCCTTCTGGAACCACATGGCCGTCAATGACTGCCCCAGGGCACGTACGAGGAAGGCCAAATGGCACTGGAGGGAGAATGCGTAGTGTTTCCTCGATTACGGCGAAGAGGTATTCTAGGGGTAGAGTTCCTTCAACAttaatttgagatttgtcAGTAAATGCGCCACGCACTTCGTCAATGAGAATCTTCATTTTGTCCGGATAACGAAGTAAGAATGATACCATAGCTGTCAGCGTGACAGCTGTAGTCTCAGATCCAGCGATAATGAGAGTGTGGGCCTGCGCAGTCAAGAACATTTCCGAAGTATCCGCTCCCTCTTTACCAAGTAAGAAGCTGAAAAAATCCTTTTGAACAATGTCATCACGATTGGCCCGTTTCATGGCTTTAGAGTTCGTATGGGCAATGTGTTCCCGTCGCTGCTGACGAATCTCATCCATGTTTGGAATAATCCATTTCATGAAGAGTCTGCTGATCGGGATCTTCTGGAAGATTGGATAGAGACTTCGAATGAAATTACCGTTGATGATCAAGTGAATCCAAAAATGTGTTCGGGCTAGGGAGATATTAGCATAATGAATTCATGGAAGAGGGGCATGTGTGATAGCTTACCATTTTCGACTGCACCAAAAGATTCATGAAAAGTAAGATCCCCGATCTATGAATAGTTTCATTAACATCGACACTAAATCACCATCACTTTACATAAATGCTTACAATATCGAATGTCAGCCAGTTGAACCATTCTTCGACTGGAATACCATTTGGATTGTCATGTTTCTTGATCTGACTGACGAACATGTccaaatatttattgatgACATCTGCCTGGCCCTTGAGAACAGAATTGCTAAATGCGTTGGCTAATACTCTGCGCATGGCACTGTGCTTTTGCGGATCTGGCTCTGTTGAGATGGAGTTTGGTAGATCACCAACACCTGCATACCAGTCGGTCTTTCTGAAGTACTTCTTGCCCTTCACTGAATGTCCATAGATATCTCTCCAAGACTGAGCCGAGCTGAATGCAAGCTCATCAGGGGCTATTCGAACAACTTGACCTGAGGCTTATGAGTTATGAATCTCACGTTTTGATTGTGGAAATGTGAACTAACCATACTTCTCATGAAGATCAGATAATGCGTGAGGCCATCTTCCTCCAATCCTGCATTTGTTTGATTAGATGATTCCATTATGACTCTGAGACCTGCAAGTGTTCTATGGCTTACCAATTCTTGGCATACCAGATGTATGAGGATCTGGCTATAAGTGGCCCTGGAAACTTTCTCAATGGGTGAAAGTATAGGTTGTAAATTGCAAAATATGTAGGGTATGCTAGAAGCTAAAGGCGAAGTTGTTAGCATTGAATTTACAGAGGATATATCTGGGATTCTTACGACTACTaaaacaaatccaatccaaagatAGATAGTTGGCAAACCGAGTCGCTCGAGCAATTCAACTGCAAACATCTTGAAATGTTTAGCACGATTTACCGCAAGTTTGAATTGGGTGTCTGCTCATGGATGATGTGATAAAGGTTAAACGATTCAATTTAGTGTTCTGGATATGTTCGTTAACGGCCTCCGAAAAGAAATACGATACATATTATTGGACAATGAAATTATGGGGCTGATCACGAACCACATCCGGGTGCCGACACATTCCGCCAGAACTTCGGTATGTGTGACCGCAAACCGCGAAAGGCGGCATAGTCCagatctttcttcttctatgGCTTGAGCTTGCTTTGAAATCCAGATGTATACACTTGTAGCCAATGTGCAATTGACTTGACTGACAATTCTTTTCGTTGTAcgattttccatcttctgaACTTGACAAAAGAGTCTGTTCAAAATGATACACTTTGCAGATCTGGGGGCAATATCATTGGCAAATTCCAATACTGTGATTGCGGGTTGCATTGTCTTCGCATTGTATTACCTATTCCAATTCCtcaattcaaagaaattgaatttcgaTGCTCCAGTTATAGGCGATGCGAGTGATCTTCGCTCTGCTCTGATCAACGGGTACAACCAGGTATGAACTGTTCGTGAAAATTAGCGAAGACAGAAAATTACTGACGTAAATAGTGCCCAAACACGCCATTTTTACTGCCAACAGCGGCTCATCCTACAATCATCTTACCCATCAAGTACATTGATGAGATCAAATCTTTACCCCCAGACAAGATCTCATTTCTCGAAGAATTCAGAGATAGATACTTTGGGCATTATACGGCGTTTGCAAACAATACCGAAGGAGATGCAGTCACAACAAGTGTCAAGGTTGACCTCACACAGAGCATCGCGCG is part of the Botrytis cinerea B05.10 chromosome 1, complete sequence genome and harbors:
- the Bcboa2 gene encoding Bcboa2 translates to MSSEKMPIETLQADEHRFAIILGAGAAGIIQGCTFIREKTLPLEEFQILERQSAFGGVWWKNTYPGAACDIPSHEYQISFALNPYWSRTFAPQPEIQKYFEDVALQYELHKSTTFNTEIVEAKWDDSRLLWLVETTDLTTGDTKLWSCHVLIGALGAFTVPKKAPVKNVDAFKGEEWHSVDWPKNANLKGKTVAVIGTGPSACQFIPNIYPEVKSLIVYQRSPGHVLPRNDVVVGSLTKWMFAHIPFLMRFNRWFWMKKDEILRPRLFTVGSWLQKIVISMTRNHLYKQIKDDTLRRKLESKDVFGCKRPLMLSDYYPIFNNDNVELVTDSVTELTENGIKSRNTDTGEEMERETDVLIWGTGYNPVDFGLPVPTKGRSGQLLCDKYQPELFSLYGVAVDDFPNYFNFLGPNSSSFETSVMELFELQAHHNSIATEYLFQKNVGTFRYAIMPKEERVRSWTLSLRPGQAKLPPANPNCKSYYRSKIGHVYRYPYPYWQYKALIAKLDFKRDWVLLQQRIGQKEVKVLEF
- the Bcboa1 gene encoding Bcboa1 encodes the protein MVRVAVAGGTGGVGYAIVDALKAQTEHEFIVLSRTESPEYAAKNNVKVVSIDYSDVSQISKILDEHHIHTVISALCIVSKEHSDSQLNLVRGAAGSQSVKRFVPSEYGSAYEEKHALARPSTGLKAVAVKELAKTHLEYTSFVNGLFLDYLCMPTVPSHLAAGIRFFDIPSRTSVGIGSGTVPLVMTHTRDVGRFVVASLSLPKWENRSFIVGDRQSWHDVINIAGKITGEKWTITDEPSKILSGQVIEAPAHRAAYSASLKEHGDWFESGTFSFDPKAPDSVYLNELFPEIIPLTVEDGLKTLISASSS
- the Bcboa3 gene encoding Bcboa3, coding for MFAVELLERLGLPTIYLWIGFVLVVLLAYPTYFAIYNLYFHPLRKFPGPLIARSSYIWYAKNWIGGRWPHALSDLHEKYGQVVRIAPDELAFSSAQSWRDIYGHSVKGKKYFRKTDWYAGVGDLPNSISTEPDPQKHSAMRRVLANAFSNSVLKGQADVINKYLDMFVSQIKKHDNPNGIPVEEWFNWLTFDIIGDLTFHESFGAVENARTHFWIHLIINGNFIRSLYPIFQKIPISRLFMKWIIPNMDEIRQQRREHIAHTNSKAMKRANRDDIVQKDFFSFLLGKEGADTSEMFLTAQAHTLIIAGSETTAVTLTAMVSFLLRYPDKMKILIDEVRGAFTDKSQINVEGTLPLEYLFAVIEETLRILPPVPFGLPRTCPGAVIDGHVVPEGTIVSVSPYTASHDVRYWHDPEGWHPERWLPSDHPLHNPVFDQDNKEASKPFSTGPRVCLGVNLAYIELRMTLARLLFEFDMELLSKPVDWNTELDFFQFWKKVETRVKFTSLH